A stretch of DNA from Micromonospora peucetia:
GGTGGCGCTGACGACCGCCCTGGCGGCCGTGCCCACCGTGGACGGCCTGGCCGCCACGAGGACCGGCGCCCCGCAGGTCGCCCTCGCGGCCTGCACCGCCCCGGCCTGGGCCGAAGGCGCCAGCTACCCCGCCGGCAGCCGGGTCAGCTACGCCGGGCGCTCCTACCAGGCACGGGTGACGCACACGCCCCCACCGGGCGCCGGTTGGAACCCCGCGGCGGCACCCGCCCTCTGGACCGACCTCGGGGCCTGTGACGGCGGTGGCACGCCGTCACCGACCCCCACCGGCACTTCGGGGCCCTCCCCCACCCCCACCCCGACACCGACACCGACGCCGACCGTGACGCCGACGGCAACGCCCACGCCGCCCGGCCCGGACACCTGCGCCGGCAGGCCGAAGCCGGCCGGCAAGGTCCTCCAGGGCTACTGGGAGAACTGGGACGGCGCGGCGAACGGCGTCCACCCGCCGCTGGGCTGGATCCCGATCACCGACGCCCGGATCACCGCGCACGGTTACAACGTGATCAACGCGGCGTTCCCGGTGATCCGCGCCGACGGCACCGTGCTCTGGGAGGACGGCATGGACGTCACCGTCAAGGTGCCCACCCCCGCCGAAATGTGCCGCGCCAAGGCAGCCGGCCTGACCATCCTGATGTCGATCGGTGGCGCGACCGCCGGTATCGACCTCAGCTCGGCCGTGGTGGCCGACCGGTTCGTCGCGACCGTCGTGCCGATCCTCAAGCGGTACAACTTCGACGGCATCGACATCGACATCGAGACCGGGCTCACCGGCAGCGGAAACATCTCCCAGCTCTCCGCGTCGCAGGCGAACCTGATCCGCATCATCGACGGGGTGCTCGCGCAGATGCCGCCGGGCTTCGGCCTCACCATGGCGCCGGAGACCGCGTACGTCACCGGCGGCAGCGTCACCTACGGGTCCATCTGGGGCGCGTACCTGCCGATCATCAAGCGGTACGCCGACAACGGCCGGCTCTGGTGGCTCAACATGCAGTACTACAACGGCAGCATGTACGGCTGCTCGGGCGACTCCTACCCGGCCGGAACCGTGCAG
This window harbors:
- a CDS encoding glycosyl hydrolase family 18 protein, with protein sequence MRLRRTMPALLAGVALTTALAAVPTVDGLAATRTGAPQVALAACTAPAWAEGASYPAGSRVSYAGRSYQARVTHTPPPGAGWNPAAAPALWTDLGACDGGGTPSPTPTGTSGPSPTPTPTPTPTPTVTPTATPTPPGPDTCAGRPKPAGKVLQGYWENWDGAANGVHPPLGWIPITDARITAHGYNVINAAFPVIRADGTVLWEDGMDVTVKVPTPAEMCRAKAAGLTILMSIGGATAGIDLSSAVVADRFVATVVPILKRYNFDGIDIDIETGLTGSGNISQLSASQANLIRIIDGVLAQMPPGFGLTMAPETAYVTGGSVTYGSIWGAYLPIIKRYADNGRLWWLNMQYYNGSMYGCSGDSYPAGTVQGFTAQTDCLNAGLVIQGTTIRVPYDKQVPGLPAQPGAGGGHMAPATVAQAWNTYQGGLKGLMTWSLNWDGSRGWTFGDNVRALQGR